The Cellulosimicrobium sp. ES-005 genome segment CGTGCTCGTCGCGAACTACGGGGACGGCGTCCTCACGACCGTCGCGCGGGCGGCGGACGGCGCGCTCGCCACGGCGCCGGACGACGGCGCGGCCGTCCTCGTGCGCCGGCAGGGGCACGCGGGCGCGGGACCGGTCGCCGACCGCCAGGAGGGGCCGCACGCCCACTTCGTCGCCCCGCTCGCGCACCTCGGCGCGGCCGACGACGGCAGCGGCGACGTGCTCGTCGTCGACCTGGGCACCGACGAGCTGCGGCGCCACGACCCCGCTGCCCCGGACGGCGCGGCCCCCCGCGTCGTCGCGACCTTCCCGCCGGGGACCGGACCGCGCCACCTCGCCGCGCTCCGGTCGGGTCACCTCGTCGTGGTCGGCGAGCTCGACCCGGCCCTGTTCGTCCTCGCGCCGGTCGACGGCCCGGACGGCGTGCGCACGTACGACGTCGTCGCCCGCTACGACGTCACGCACGCCGCGCCGCCCGCCGGCGGCGGGAACTACCCCTCCCACGTCGCGGTCTCGGCGGACGGGTCGCGCGTCCTCGTCGCGGTGCGCGGTGCCGACGTGCTCGCCGTGCACGCCGTCGAGCCGGGGCACGACGGCGGGGTCCCCTCGCTGCGCCACCTCGCCGACTCTCCGGTAGGTGGCGCCTGGCCTCGACACTTCGCCGTGCTCGCCGGCCCCGCGGCGCCCGAGGAACCGCTGCACGACCTCGTCGTCGTCGCGAACCAGAACGACGACCCGCTCATCGAGCGTCCGGAAGCCGACTCCACGGCGGAGGAGCCGACGTCGAACCTCGCGCTCCTGCGCGTGCGTCGTTCGGACGGCGCCGCCCACGTGCTCGACGTGCTCGCGCTGCCGGCCCCGGCGTGCGTCGTGGAGGCCTGACCCGCCGTGACCGCGCTCGAGCTGCCGGAGGGCGTCTCCCCGGACCCGGCGACCCCGCTGCGGGTCGCGATGCTCTCCGTGCACACGTCGCCCCTCGACCAGCCGGGGACCGGCGACGCGGGCGGCATGAACGTGTACGTCACCGAGCTCGCGCACGCGCTCGCGCGCCGCGGCACGCAGGTCGAGATCTTCACGCGCGCCACGGCGTCGAGCCAGCCCCGCAAGGTCGAGGTGTCCGACGGCGTGACGGTGCGCCACGTCGTCGCCGGGCCCTTCGAGGGGCTCGACAAGAACGACCTGCCCGGCCAGCTCTGCGCCTTCACGGCGGGGGTGCTGCGCGCGGAGGCGCGGCACCACGAGGGCTGGTACGACGTCGTCCACACCCACTACTGGCTCTCCGGCCAGGTGGGCTGGCTCGCGGCCGACCGCTGGGACGTCCCGCTCGTGCACACCATGCACACGCTGGCGCGCGTGAAGAACGCCGCGCTCGCGCCGGGCGACGCGCCCGAGCCGCTCGGCCGGATCATCGGGGAGGAGCAGGTCGTCGCCGAGGCGGACGCGCTCGTCGCGAGCACCGACGCCGAGGCGGACGACCTCGTGCGCGACTACGCGGCCGACCCCGCGCGCGTGCACGTCGTGCCGCCGGGCGTCGACCTCGACCTGTTCTCCCCGGACCCCGGCGCGTCGGCGGGCGACGGCACCGCGCGGCGGGAGCGGCGCCGGGTGCTGCGCGCCGGGCTGGGGCTGCCCACCGACGGCGGCCTCGTGCTCTTCGCGGGCCGCGTGCAGCCGCTCAAGGGGCCGGACGTGCTCGTCCGGGCGCTCGGCGTCCTCGCCGAGCGCGGGGATCCCGTGCCGACGCTCGTCGTGCTGGGCGGCCCGAGCGGGCGCCCGACGGCCGTGCGCGAGCTCGAGGCGCTCGCCTACCAGGTCGGGGTGAGCGACCGGCTCGTCGTCCGCCCGCCGGTCCCGCGCGACGAGCTCGCGCGGTGGTACCGCGCTGCCGACGTCGTCGCCGTGCCGTCGCACAACGAGTCGTTCGGGCTCGTGGCGGCCGAGGCCGAGGCGAGCGGCACGCCCGTCGTCGCGGCCGCCGTCGGCGGGCTGAAGACCGTGGTCGAGGACCAGGTGTCCGGCGTCCTCGTCGCCGACCACGACCCCGTGACGTGGGCGCGCGTGCTCGGCGACCTGCTCGCCGACGACCAGCGCCTCGCCGCGCTCGGCGACGGCGCCCGGCGCGCCGGCGCGCGGTTCGGCTGGGACACCGCCGCGCTGCGCATGCTCGACGTCTACGCGCAGGCGCGCAAGGTGCGCGCGGCGCGCTGATGCCGCGCGCACCCCTCGCTGCGGGTCAGGCGTCCGGCGCGGCGCGCTCCAGGACCAGGACGGGGATCTCGCGCGACGTCTTCTCCTGGTAGTCCGCGTACGGCGGGTAGGCGGCGACCGCGCGCTCCCACCAGAGCGCCTTCTCCTCGCCGTGGACCTCGCGCGCGACGTAGTCGTGGCGCTCGGCCTCGTCCTGGAGCTCGACCTGCGGGTGCGCGAGGACGTTGTAGTACCAGACGGGGTGCTTCGGGGCGCCGCCCAGCGACGCGACGACCGCGTACACGCCGTTGTGCTCGACCCGCATGAGCGGCGTCTTGCGGACCTTGCCGGTCCGGCGCCCCAGGGTCGTGAGCACGACCACCGGCATCCCTTTCAGGGTCGTGCTGCGCGTCCCGCCGGACGACTCGTAGGACTCGGCCTGCTTGCGGGACCAGGCGCTCGGGCTGGGGGCGTACTCTCCGTCGATCGGCATGTCCGGGGCAACGTGCGCGACGCCCGCCCGATTCCCGGACCTTCGTCCCACGCCCGACGGCGACGGTCACCACCACGTGGGACGCGGGTGCCCGCGCGCCGGGCCGTGCGGCAGGATGGAACCCATGACCTACACCCTCGTGCTGCTCCGCCACGGCGAGAGCGAATGGAACGCCAAGAACCTGTTCACCGGCTGGGTGGACGTCGCCCTGTCGGAGAAGGGGACCGAGGAGGCGAAGCGCGGCGGTCAGCTCCTCACGGAGGCCGGCGTCCTGCCCGACGTCGTGCACACCTCGCTCCTGCGCCGCGCCATCACGACGGCGAACCTCGCGCTCGACGCCGCGGACCGCCACTGGATCCCGGTGAAGCGGTCGTGGCGCCTCAACGAGCGCCACTACGGTGCGCTGCAGGGCAAGAACAAGAAGCAGACGCTCGACGAGTTCGGCGAGGAGCAGTTCATGCTCTGGCGCCGCTCGTACGACGTCCCGCCGCCCGCGATCGAGCTGGGCTCCGAGTTCTCGCAGGACACGGACCCGCGCTACGCCGACGCGCCCGTCGTGCGCACCGAGTGCCTCAAGGACGTGCTCGAGCGCGCCCTGCCGTACTGGGACGGCGAGGTCGTGCCGGACCTGAAGGCGGGCAAGACCGTCCTCGTCGCGGCGCACGGCAACTCGCTGCGCGCGATCGTCAAGCACCTCGACGGCATCTCCGACGAGGACATCGCCGCGCTCAACATCCCGACCGGCATCCCGCTGCTCTACGAGCTCGACGAGGACCTCAAGCCGGTGACGAAGGGCGGCCGCTACCTCGACCCCGAGGCCGCCGCCGAGGCCGCCGCCGCGGTCGCCAACCAGGGCCGCTGACCGCCCGCACGCACAGACGACCGTGGCCCGTCCGGATCTCCCGGACGGGCCACGGTCGTCTGTGCGCAGGAACCGAGACGGCGAGGTAGATGACCGGCACCGAGGTAGAGCTCCGCGGGTCGTCCCTCGGGACCTGAGGCTCTACCTCGCGGCAGGGCCGTGGCGTTGTCGTCAGGCAGACGCGCGGGCGGAGCCGGCGGGGGTGCCGCGGTCGTCGGCGAAGTCGCCGGTGACGAGGTACGTCACGCGCTTGGCGATGGAGACGCCGTGGTCCCCGAAGCGCTCGTAGTAGCGGCCTACGAGCGTGACGTCGACGGTCTCCTGCGGGGTCCCCGTCCACGTGCCGTCGAGCAGCGCGGTGAAGGTGTCCTGGTGGAGCTTGTCGAGCAGGTCGTCGTCGCGCTCGATGTTCGCGGCGACGGTCAGGTCGCGCGTCGTGAGGAGCGTCGTCGTCCGGCGGGCGACGCGCACGGCGGCGTCGTGCATCTGCTCGAAGGTCCGGTGCAGGGACGGCTCGATCGCCCGGGCCGGGTAGCGGCCGCGCGCGACCTGCGCGATGTGCCGGGCGAGGTCGCCCATGCGCTCCAGGGTGGCGCTCATGCGCAGCGCGCTGACCACGACCCGCAGGTCGGTGGCCACGGGCTGCTGCTGCGCGAGGAGGAGCACGCAGCGCTCGTCGAGCTCGCGCTCGAGGGCGTCGATCGTGTGATCGTCGCCGATGACCGACTGCGCGAGCTGCAGGTCCGCCGTGAGGAGCGCCTGCCCCGCGCGGTTGACGGCCGACTCCACCAGCCGGCTCATCTCGGCCAGGTCGTCGCCGACCTGCTTCAGCTCGGCCTCGAAGATCTCCCGCATCGCTTCCCTCTCGTCGTGACCGGTCCGTCCGGTCCGTGACGGCGTGCGCCCCTGCGCGCCGGGCGGCGCCCGGGCACGCCGTCGGCTCCCGTCACGCTCGCAGGTGCGGTCGACCGGGCGGTGAACTCCAGGGCGCCGCCAGGTGAACTCTTGGCGGCTCACGCCCGTGGAGCGCCGGATCGACGGGTCGGGCGCGCGCGCGACCGTACGCTGGACGTGTGCAAGCCGAGAGTCTCATCGAGGGCGCGACCGTGCTGGCCGCCGGCGTCGTGGGCGTCGTCGTCGGCGTGATCGCGGCCATCGCGTTCCGTGTGAGCGAGCGCCAGCAGCGCGCCGCCCGGGTGGAGCCGACGCCCGAGCTCGACGAGGGTCTCGTCCGCGTGCTCGCCGTCCTGCGGTCCGCCGCCGTCGTGCTGGACGAGGAGGGCGAGGTCGTGCGGGCCAGCCCGCCGGCGTACGCGCTGGGCGTGGTGCGCGGCGACGCGGTCGCGCACGCGGCGATCCGGGACATGATCGACGACGTGCGCCGGGACGGCGTGATCCGCGACGAGGAGCTCGAGCTCCCGCGCGGGCCGGTCGGCCGGGGCACGGTCATGCTCCAGGTCCGCGTCGCCCAGGTGGGCCCCCAGCACATGCTCGTGCTCGCGGAGGACCGGACCGAGGCGCGGCGCGTCGAGGCGATCCGGCGCGACTTCGTCGTGAACGTGTCCCACGAGCTGAAGACGCCGGTCGGGGCGCTGGCGCTGCTCGCCGAGACGGTGCAGGACGCGGCCGACGACCCGGTGGCGGTGCGGCGGTTCTCCGCGCGCATGCAGTCGGAGGCGACGCGTCTGTCCGCGCTCGTGCAGGAGATCATCGAGCTCTCGCGGCTCCAGGTCGCGGGCGCGCTCCAGGAGGTCACGGTCGTGCCGGTGCGGGGCGTCGTCGAGGAGGCGGTGGACCGCGCGCGCACGACGGCGCAGGGCAAGGGCATCACGCTCACGACCGGGGGAGAGCTCGACGCCGCGGTGTACGGCGACCACAACCTGCTCGTCACCGCGGTGCGCAACCTCCTCGACAACGCGGTCGCCTACTCGGGCGAGAACACGCGCGTGGGGGTCGGCGTCTCGCTCGCGGGCGACCTGGTCGAGATCGCGGTCGTGGACCAGGGCATCGGCATCTCTGCCGACGAGCAGGCCCGCGTGTTCGAGCGGTTCTACCGCGTGGACCCCGCGCGCTCGCGCGACACCGGCGGGACGGGCCTCGGCCTGAGCATCGTCAAGCACGTCGCCGCCGACCACGGCGGCGAGGTCACCATGTGGTCCGAGCCGGGACGCGGCTCCACCTTCACGCTCCGGATCCCCGCGGCGGACGTGCCGGTCGACCGGGCGGACGCCGCGGCGTCGGGCACGACCCACGACGCTCCGGGGGACGAGGGCACGGCCGGGGCGGACCCCGGGACCGTGCAGCACGACGTGCGGTGGGCCGCGCAGGCCCCCGCACCCGACGACGTACAGAACAAGGAGGTAGGCGCGTGACGCGCATCCTGGTGGTGGAGGACGAGGAGTCGTACCGCGACCCGTTGACGTACCAGCTGCGGCGCGAGGGCTTCGACGTCGTCGAGGCGGCGACGGGCACCGAGGCGCTGGAGCGGTTCGACGCGGACGGGGCGGACCTGGTCCTGCTCGACCTCATGCTCCCCGGGCTCAGTGGCACCGAGGTGTGCCGCGAGCTGCGGCAGCGCGGCGACGTGCCCGTCATCATGCTCACGGCGAAGGACTCGGAGATCGACAAGGTCGTGGGCCTCGAGCTGGGTGCGGACGACTACGTGACGAAGCCGTACTCGTTCCGCGAGCTGCTCGCGCGCGTGCGCGCCGTGCTGCGCCGCAAGGGCGGGGAGAACGGGGGCGAGGTCGTCGCGGAGAGCGCGCTGGAGGTGGGTCCGGTGCGCATGGACGTCGAGCGGCACACGGTGAGCGTCGACGGCCAGGTCGTGCCGTTCCCGCTCAAGGAGTTCGAGCTCCTGGAGCTGCTGCTGCGCAACGCGGGGCGCGTGCTCACGCGCGGGCAGCTCATCGACCGGGTCTGGGGCACGGACTACGTGGGCGACACCAAGACGCTCGACGTCCACGTGAAGCGCATCCGGTCGAAGATCGAGCCCGAGCCGGCGAGCCCGCGCTACCTCCTCACGGTCCGCGGGCTCGGCTACAAGATCGCGGACGGCGTCGGCCAGTCCTGAGGAACGACCGCCCGGCACGGGCGCACGGCCGGACCGACGGCCCCGGCACGTCCTCTCCAGGACCGTGCCGGGGCCGTCTCCGTGTCCGCCCCAGCGCCCGTCCGGCGCCCGTCCCCGTGCCGTGCCCGTGCCCGTGCGACGTCGGCCCACCCCGCCCGGCGGGTGGCACGGAAGGTCTGTGCACTGTTCATCCCTCGTTCACCCGCTCTCGGGGAACGCGTCACCCGGCGCTCCTAGCGTCGGGCTCGTCACCGGCGCTCGCTGGTGCCACGAGACGCTTGAACAGGATGGAACGAAGAGTGAAGCTCAGCCGATTCTCCCGTGCTGGATCCGCCGTCGCGATCGGTGCGCTCGCGCTGACCCTCGCCGCCTGCGGGTCGGACGACCCCGTCGGCAGCGCCGACGGCGCCACCGACGGTTCCTCCGAGGGCTCGTCCGAGACCGCGAGCGACCTCAGCGGTGAGCTCAACGGTGCGGGCGCCAGCTCGCAGGAGTCCGCCATGGAGGCGTGGCGCGCCGGGTTCCAGAGCGCGAACCCCGACGTCACCGTGAACTACGACCCGGTCGGGTCCGGCGGCGGCCGCACCCAGTTCCTCGAGGGCGGCGTCGCGTTCGCCGGCTCGGACGCGGTGCTCAAGGAGGAGGAGATCACGCAGTCGCAGGCCGTGTGCGGCCCCGACGGCGCGATCGACCTCCCGGTCTACGTCAGCCCGATCGCCATCATCTACAACCTGCCGGACGTCGCGGAGCTCAACCTCGCGCCGGCCACGATCGCGGGCATCTTCAACGGCACCATCACGCAGTGGAACGCGCCGGAGATCGCCGCCGACAACCCCGACGCGACGCTCCCGGACCTCGCGATCACCCCGGTCCACCGCTCCGACGAGTCGGGCACGACCGAGAACTTCACCGAGTACCTCGCCGCGACGGCAGGCGACGCGTGGGGCCACGAGCCGAGCGGCGACTGGCCGACGCAGGGTGGCGAGTCCGCGCAGGGCACCTCGGGCGTCGTGCAGACCGTCCAGGGCGGCGAGGGCACGATCGGCTACGCCGACGCGTCGAAGGCCGGCGACCTCGGGACCGCGAAGATCAAGGTCGGCGAGGAGTGGGTCGCGTACTCGCCCGAGGCCGCGGCCAAGGTCGTCGACGCGTCGCCGCGCGTCGAGGGCCGCCACGACCACGACATCGCCGTCGAGCTGGACCGCACGACGACCGAGGCCGGTGCGTACCCGCTCGTGCTCGTCTCGTACGCGGTCGCGTGCCTGAACTACGAGGACGAGGCGACGGGCAACCTCGTCAAGGCGTTCCTCACCTACATCTCGAGCGAGGAGGGCCAGTCGGCCTCCGCGTCGGCCGCGGGCAACGCGCCGATCTCGGAGGACCTGCGCACGGACGTCCACGCGGCGATCGAGGCCATCACGGTCGGCGCCGCCGGCTGACGACCGCCGGGAACCAGGGGGCGGCGGGGCCTACGAGCCCCGCCGCCCCTGACCCGCGAGATCGCCCGCGACCCAGACCTCACGCAGCAGGACCGCATGCACCGGGAGCACGAGTGACCACCACAGCCCCACCCACGACGCCGGGCGCCACGCCGGGCCCGACGCCTCGCGCGGGAGCCCCGCGCCGCCGGGCCCGGAACACCGACCGCGGCGTCAACCGCGCGTTCCGCTGGACCGCGACGGGCGCCGGAGGGCTCATCCTCGCCGTCCTCGCCGCGGTCGCGATCTTCCTCGTGCTCCGCGCGTGGCCCGCGCTCACCGCGGGCGGGGACGTCCTCGGCGAGGAGGTGTCCTGGTTCCCGGAGGGTGCCTCGCTGCTGTCGTTCGTCGGTCCGCTGATCTTCGGCACGCTCCTCGCGGCCGCGCTGTCGCTCCTCCTCGCGACGCCGGTCGCGATGGGCATCGCGCTCTTCATCTCGCACTACGCGCCGCGCCGGCTCGCGTCGACCCTCGGGTACGTCGTCGACCTCCTCGCGGCGATCCCCAGCGTCGTCTACGGCCTGTGGGGCTCGCTCGTGCTCCCGCCGATCGTCGTCCCGGTGTGGTCGTGGCTCGCCGACACGTTCGGGTGGTTCCCGCTCTTCGCCGGCCCGGCCTCGCCGACCGGCCGCGTCCTGCTCACCGTCGCGCTCGTGCTCGCGGTGATGATCCTGCCGATCATCACCGCGGTGAGCCGCGAGGTGTTCCTCCAGACGCCGAAGCTCCACGAGGAGGCGGCGCTCGCGCTCGGCGCGACGCGCTGGGAGATGATCCGCACGGCGGTCATCCCGTTCGGGCGGTCGGGCGTCATCTCCGCCGCGATGCTCGGCCTCGGCCGCGCGCTCGGCGAGACGATGGCGGTGCTGATGATCCTCTCGCCCGGGCTCCTCTACTCGTTCAAGATCCTGCAGGCCGGGCAGCAGCAGACGATCGCTGCGAACATCGCGGCCGACTTCCCCGAGGCCAACCCCCTCGGGGTGAGCACCCTCATCGCGACGGGCCTCGCGCTGTTCCTCATCACCCTGCTCGTCAACATGGGCGCCCGCGCGATCGTCGCGCGGCGCAAGGACTTCTCGGGAGCCAACTGATGAGCGCCCTCAGCACCAGCCCCGCGCGCGGGGCCTCCGCCCCCGACCCGGAGCGCACCGCGTCCGTCCGCGCGCTCCTGCGCGGCGCGGACGCCGGCCGCCGTCGCAAGGACCGCACGATGACGGTCCTCATGTGGAGCGCGTTCGCCCTCGCGATGGTGCCGCTCGTGTCCGTCGCGTGGACCGTCGTCGTGCACGGCATGGAGCGGTTCGACGCCTACTTCCTCACGCACTCCATGCGCGGGGTGTTCGGGGGCATGGACGCGGGCGGCATCTACCACGCGGTCCTCGGCACGCTGCTCATCACGCTCGGCGCCGCGGTGATCTCGGTCCCCATCGGCCTGCTCGCGGCGATCTACCTCGTCGAGTACGGCCGCGGCCCGCTGGCCCGTGCGGTGACGTTCTTCGTCGACGTCATGACGGGCATCCCGTCGATCGTCGCCGGTCTCTTCGCCTACGCGCTCTTCGCCGTGGTCTTCGGTCCGGGGGTGCGCATGGGCATCGTCGGCTCCGTCGCGCTGTCCGTGCTCATGATCCCCGTCGTCGTGCGCTCGTGCGAGGAGATGCTCCGGCTCGTGCCCAACGAGCTGCGCGAGGCAGCCTACGCGCTCGGCGTGCCCAAGTGGCTCACCGTCGTGCGGGTCGTGCTGCGCACGTCGATCGCGGGCATCACGACCGGCGTCATGCTCGCCGTCGCGCGCGTCATCGGCGAGACCGCGCCGCTGCTCATCACCGTCGGCGTCGTCGACTCCATCAACGGCAACCTCTTCGAGGGCCGCATGATGACGCTGCCCGTGTACGTGTACCGGCAGTACAGCCAGGGCCTGGTGCCCTGCAGCAACGTCACCGACGTCGTGTGCATCCCCGACATCAACTACGACCGGGCCTGGGCGGCCGCCCTGACGCTGATCCTCATCGTCATGCTGCTCAACCTCGTCGGGCGACTCGTCACCCGCTGGTTCGCCCCCAAGACCCTCCGCTAGAACAGGACAGCTCCGATGGCACAGCGCATCGACGTCAAGGACCTCAACATCTACTACGGCGACTTCCTCGCCGTGCAGGACGTCGGCATGACGATCGACCCCAAGTCCGTGACCGCCTTCATCGGCCCGTCCGGGTGCGGCAAGTCGACGTTCCTGCGGACCCTCAACCGCATGCACGAGGTCATCCCCGGTGCGCGCGTCGAGGGCACGGTCGCCATGGAGGGCGTGGACCTCTACGGGGACGACGTCGACCCGGTCGCCGTGCGTCGCCAGGTCGGCATGGTCTTCCAGCGGCCGAACCCGTTCCCCACGATGTCCATCAAGGAGAACGTGCTCGCGGGGGTGAAGCTCAACAACAAGCGCATCTCGAAGTCCGACGCCGAGGACCTCGTCGAGTCGTCGCTGCGTGGCGCGAACCTGTGGAACGAGGTGAAGGACCGCCTCGACCGTCCGGGCTCGGGCCTGTCCGGCGGCCAGCAGCAGCGCCTGTGCATCGCGCGCGCCATCGCCGTCAAGCCCCAGGTGCTCCTCATGGACGAGCCGTGCTCGGCGCTCGACCCGATCTCCACGCTCGCGATCGAGGACCTCATCGCCGAGCTCAAGGACGAGTACACGATCGTCATCGTCACGCACAACATGCAGCAGGCGGCGCGCGTGAGCGACCGCACGGCGTTCTTCAACATCGCGGGCACCGGCAAGCCGGGGCGCCTCATCGAGATGGACGACACCGCGACGATGTTCTCCTCGCCCACCCAGCAGGCCACCGAGGACTACATCTCCGGCCGCTTCGGGTGACCTGAGCCGCACCGGGCCCAGCAGACGCGGTCTGCGCGGACTGCCCGGCCGGACCACGCACGACGGCGCCCCTCCCGGACCGGGAGGGGCGCCGTCGTGCGTGGGCGGGGGTCAGGACGCCGAGCCCTGGAGCGACCCCGTGACGTCGGTGCCGTCGGTGTCGATGACGCACTGGACCACGCGGTCGTCGACCGTGTTCCAGCCCTCCTCGCGCGGCGTGAAGGGCCAGAAGTAGTAGGCGGACTCGTCGTAGGACAGGCCGACGAACGCCTCGAACTCGCCGAGGCAGAAGTCCTCGGCGCTCGCCTGGACGGCCTCGTCGCCGGGGTAGTCCCCCTCGGGGAGCTCGGTCTCGGCGTAGACCTCGGCGTCGTGCGGCTCGGAGCACGGGACGACGGGCACGGACTCGACGTTCTCGCCGTCGGGCAGCTTCGACGTCACGATGCAGTCGCCGACCTGGATCGAGAAGACGTCGGCGTCCGACGCCTCGGTCACCTCGCCGCCGGGCTCGTCGCGCTGGGCCTCGGACGGCCCGGTGAGCTCGTCGAGGATCGCGCCGCAGCCCGAGGCGGTCAGGGCGAGCGCGACGGCGCTCACGACGAGGAGGAGCGGCCGACGGGTGGTGCGGGACAGGGTCACCTGGATTCCTTCGTGGACGTGC includes the following:
- a CDS encoding beta-propeller fold lactonase family protein; translated protein: MTSATRALWIGTYPHPANGGAEGVWRVGLDVDAAAGTGSFVGGVLAAETPSPSFLALDGDTLYAVGETQSGSVSAFAVGPDGGLAPRGGPVATGGTYPCHVAVSGDVLVANYGDGVLTTVARAADGALATAPDDGAAVLVRRQGHAGAGPVADRQEGPHAHFVAPLAHLGAADDGSGDVLVVDLGTDELRRHDPAAPDGAAPRVVATFPPGTGPRHLAALRSGHLVVVGELDPALFVLAPVDGPDGVRTYDVVARYDVTHAAPPAGGGNYPSHVAVSADGSRVLVAVRGADVLAVHAVEPGHDGGVPSLRHLADSPVGGAWPRHFAVLAGPAAPEEPLHDLVVVANQNDDPLIERPEADSTAEEPTSNLALLRVRRSDGAAHVLDVLALPAPACVVEA
- the mshA gene encoding D-inositol-3-phosphate glycosyltransferase, with translation MLSVHTSPLDQPGTGDAGGMNVYVTELAHALARRGTQVEIFTRATASSQPRKVEVSDGVTVRHVVAGPFEGLDKNDLPGQLCAFTAGVLRAEARHHEGWYDVVHTHYWLSGQVGWLAADRWDVPLVHTMHTLARVKNAALAPGDAPEPLGRIIGEEQVVAEADALVASTDAEADDLVRDYAADPARVHVVPPGVDLDLFSPDPGASAGDGTARRERRRVLRAGLGLPTDGGLVLFAGRVQPLKGPDVLVRALGVLAERGDPVPTLVVLGGPSGRPTAVRELEALAYQVGVSDRLVVRPPVPRDELARWYRAADVVAVPSHNESFGLVAAEAEASGTPVVAAAVGGLKTVVEDQVSGVLVADHDPVTWARVLGDLLADDQRLAALGDGARRAGARFGWDTAALRMLDVYAQARKVRAAR
- a CDS encoding nitroreductase family deazaflavin-dependent oxidoreductase: MPIDGEYAPSPSAWSRKQAESYESSGGTRSTTLKGMPVVVLTTLGRRTGKVRKTPLMRVEHNGVYAVVASLGGAPKHPVWYYNVLAHPQVELQDEAERHDYVAREVHGEEKALWWERAVAAYPPYADYQEKTSREIPVLVLERAAPDA
- a CDS encoding phosphoglyceromutase, with product MTYTLVLLRHGESEWNAKNLFTGWVDVALSEKGTEEAKRGGQLLTEAGVLPDVVHTSLLRRAITTANLALDAADRHWIPVKRSWRLNERHYGALQGKNKKQTLDEFGEEQFMLWRRSYDVPPPAIELGSEFSQDTDPRYADAPVVRTECLKDVLERALPYWDGEVVPDLKAGKTVLVAAHGNSLRAIVKHLDGISDEDIAALNIPTGIPLLYELDEDLKPVTKGGRYLDPEAAAEAAAAVANQGR
- the phoU gene encoding phosphate signaling complex protein PhoU — protein: MREIFEAELKQVGDDLAEMSRLVESAVNRAGQALLTADLQLAQSVIGDDHTIDALERELDERCVLLLAQQQPVATDLRVVVSALRMSATLERMGDLARHIAQVARGRYPARAIEPSLHRTFEQMHDAAVRVARRTTTLLTTRDLTVAANIERDDDLLDKLHQDTFTALLDGTWTGTPQETVDVTLVGRYYERFGDHGVSIAKRVTYLVTGDFADDRGTPAGSARASA
- a CDS encoding ATP-binding protein, with protein sequence MQAESLIEGATVLAAGVVGVVVGVIAAIAFRVSERQQRAARVEPTPELDEGLVRVLAVLRSAAVVLDEEGEVVRASPPAYALGVVRGDAVAHAAIRDMIDDVRRDGVIRDEELELPRGPVGRGTVMLQVRVAQVGPQHMLVLAEDRTEARRVEAIRRDFVVNVSHELKTPVGALALLAETVQDAADDPVAVRRFSARMQSEATRLSALVQEIIELSRLQVAGALQEVTVVPVRGVVEEAVDRARTTAQGKGITLTTGGELDAAVYGDHNLLVTAVRNLLDNAVAYSGENTRVGVGVSLAGDLVEIAVVDQGIGISADEQARVFERFYRVDPARSRDTGGTGLGLSIVKHVAADHGGEVTMWSEPGRGSTFTLRIPAADVPVDRADAAASGTTHDAPGDEGTAGADPGTVQHDVRWAAQAPAPDDVQNKEVGA
- a CDS encoding response regulator transcription factor, with the translated sequence MTRILVVEDEESYRDPLTYQLRREGFDVVEAATGTEALERFDADGADLVLLDLMLPGLSGTEVCRELRQRGDVPVIMLTAKDSEIDKVVGLELGADDYVTKPYSFRELLARVRAVLRRKGGENGGEVVAESALEVGPVRMDVERHTVSVDGQVVPFPLKEFELLELLLRNAGRVLTRGQLIDRVWGTDYVGDTKTLDVHVKRIRSKIEPEPASPRYLLTVRGLGYKIADGVGQS
- the pstS gene encoding phosphate ABC transporter substrate-binding protein PstS produces the protein MKLSRFSRAGSAVAIGALALTLAACGSDDPVGSADGATDGSSEGSSETASDLSGELNGAGASSQESAMEAWRAGFQSANPDVTVNYDPVGSGGGRTQFLEGGVAFAGSDAVLKEEEITQSQAVCGPDGAIDLPVYVSPIAIIYNLPDVAELNLAPATIAGIFNGTITQWNAPEIAADNPDATLPDLAITPVHRSDESGTTENFTEYLAATAGDAWGHEPSGDWPTQGGESAQGTSGVVQTVQGGEGTIGYADASKAGDLGTAKIKVGEEWVAYSPEAAAKVVDASPRVEGRHDHDIAVELDRTTTEAGAYPLVLVSYAVACLNYEDEATGNLVKAFLTYISSEEGQSASASAAGNAPISEDLRTDVHAAIEAITVGAAG
- the pstC gene encoding phosphate ABC transporter permease subunit PstC; protein product: MTTTAPPTTPGATPGPTPRAGAPRRRARNTDRGVNRAFRWTATGAGGLILAVLAAVAIFLVLRAWPALTAGGDVLGEEVSWFPEGASLLSFVGPLIFGTLLAAALSLLLATPVAMGIALFISHYAPRRLASTLGYVVDLLAAIPSVVYGLWGSLVLPPIVVPVWSWLADTFGWFPLFAGPASPTGRVLLTVALVLAVMILPIITAVSREVFLQTPKLHEEAALALGATRWEMIRTAVIPFGRSGVISAAMLGLGRALGETMAVLMILSPGLLYSFKILQAGQQQTIAANIAADFPEANPLGVSTLIATGLALFLITLLVNMGARAIVARRKDFSGAN
- the pstA gene encoding phosphate ABC transporter permease PstA — protein: MSALSTSPARGASAPDPERTASVRALLRGADAGRRRKDRTMTVLMWSAFALAMVPLVSVAWTVVVHGMERFDAYFLTHSMRGVFGGMDAGGIYHAVLGTLLITLGAAVISVPIGLLAAIYLVEYGRGPLARAVTFFVDVMTGIPSIVAGLFAYALFAVVFGPGVRMGIVGSVALSVLMIPVVVRSCEEMLRLVPNELREAAYALGVPKWLTVVRVVLRTSIAGITTGVMLAVARVIGETAPLLITVGVVDSINGNLFEGRMMTLPVYVYRQYSQGLVPCSNVTDVVCIPDINYDRAWAAALTLILIVMLLNLVGRLVTRWFAPKTLR
- the pstB gene encoding phosphate ABC transporter ATP-binding protein PstB, producing the protein MAQRIDVKDLNIYYGDFLAVQDVGMTIDPKSVTAFIGPSGCGKSTFLRTLNRMHEVIPGARVEGTVAMEGVDLYGDDVDPVAVRRQVGMVFQRPNPFPTMSIKENVLAGVKLNNKRISKSDAEDLVESSLRGANLWNEVKDRLDRPGSGLSGGQQQRLCIARAIAVKPQVLLMDEPCSALDPISTLAIEDLIAELKDEYTIVIVTHNMQQAARVSDRTAFFNIAGTGKPGRLIEMDDTATMFSSPTQQATEDYISGRFG